In Bacillus kexueae, the following proteins share a genomic window:
- the rluB gene encoding 23S rRNA pseudouridine(2605) synthase RluB — protein MERLQKVIAHAGIASRRKAEEMILDGKVKVNGTVIRELGVKVTEQDRIEVNGVPIEREEPVYFLLYKPKGVISSVKDDKGRKVVTDFFENIEKRVYPIGRLDYDTSGLLLMTNDGEFANLLMHPRYEIEKVYVAKVKGIPSKTELRQLEKGINLEDGMTAPAKVKVMSIDKKKQTAIIEIIIHEGRNRQVRRMFEKIGHPVLKLKRERYAFLDLHGLRPGDARELSPHEVKQLRHLAKNGRS, from the coding sequence ATGGAACGTTTACAAAAAGTAATTGCACATGCAGGCATTGCTTCAAGAAGAAAAGCAGAAGAAATGATTTTAGATGGTAAAGTTAAGGTGAATGGAACCGTAATACGTGAATTAGGTGTAAAAGTGACAGAGCAAGATCGAATCGAAGTAAATGGAGTCCCCATTGAACGAGAGGAGCCTGTATACTTTTTGCTTTACAAGCCTAAAGGGGTCATTTCAAGTGTGAAAGATGATAAAGGACGGAAAGTAGTAACGGACTTTTTTGAGAATATAGAAAAGCGAGTTTATCCTATTGGGCGATTAGACTATGATACGTCCGGCTTATTATTGATGACGAATGACGGTGAATTTGCCAATTTACTCATGCATCCACGCTATGAAATCGAGAAAGTTTACGTTGCAAAAGTAAAGGGAATCCCAAGTAAGACCGAGTTACGTCAATTAGAAAAGGGAATCAATTTAGAAGATGGCATGACTGCACCAGCAAAGGTAAAAGTGATGTCCATTGATAAGAAAAAGCAAACGGCAATTATTGAAATCATTATTCATGAAGGTCGTAACAGACAAGTTCGTCGAATGTTTGAAAAAATTGGTCACCCTGTGTTAAAGCTTAAGCGCGAACGCTATGCATTTCTTGACTTGCACGGATTACGTCCAGGTGATGCTCGAGAGCTTTCTCCACATGAGGTGAAGCAACTTAGGCATTTAGCGAAAAACGGTAGAAGTTAA
- the scpB gene encoding SMC-Scp complex subunit ScpB, whose product MSFGIIEWKSIVEGLLFAAGDEGLSIKQLTSVLEIDEPVALEIIEDLKQEYEKKERGIMIVEVAGAYQLATKKEHAPYLKRLVETPANQGLSQAALETLAIIAYRQPITRMEVEDIRGVKSERPIQTLIAKGLIQDVGRAEGSGRAILYGTTREFLEYFGLKTIEELPVLSDALDDDFVQEEADLFFEKFTEMETSGS is encoded by the coding sequence ATGAGCTTCGGGATCATTGAATGGAAATCAATTGTTGAAGGTCTATTGTTTGCTGCTGGTGACGAAGGACTTTCGATAAAGCAATTGACTTCTGTTTTGGAAATAGATGAACCAGTCGCTCTTGAAATCATTGAAGATTTGAAACAAGAGTATGAAAAAAAAGAACGAGGAATCATGATTGTTGAAGTTGCTGGAGCATATCAATTAGCAACGAAAAAAGAGCACGCGCCATATTTAAAGCGATTGGTTGAAACACCAGCAAATCAAGGGCTATCGCAGGCTGCTTTAGAAACTTTGGCCATCATTGCTTACAGACAACCAATCACTCGAATGGAAGTAGAAGATATACGTGGGGTTAAATCGGAACGTCCGATCCAAACATTAATTGCGAAAGGTTTAATTCAAGATGTAGGAAGAGCAGAAGGGTCGGGAAGAGCAATCTTATATGGGACAACAAGAGAATTCCTCGAGTATTTTGGGTTAAAAACAATTGAAGAACTTCCGGTATTATCTGATGCCTTGGATGATGACTTTGTTCAAGAAGAAGCGGATTTGTTTTTTGAAAAGTTTACCGAAATGGAGACAAGTGGTTCATAA
- a CDS encoding GNAT family N-acetyltransferase: MLVRYKKAFEKIAMGLLSFMPNEKDLKKLQQTIQTYETDERWQLFLWKDDDIIGVIGVELVDDQKIEIHHLCVNPSHRHQGIGKEMVNAIRDIYKDKHIHPNDLVAPFFEKCESEEM, encoded by the coding sequence ATGTTAGTTAGGTATAAAAAAGCGTTTGAAAAAATTGCAATGGGCTTATTATCATTCATGCCAAATGAAAAGGATTTAAAAAAGCTTCAACAAACGATTCAGACGTACGAGACAGATGAGCGTTGGCAACTGTTTTTATGGAAAGATGATGACATTATTGGAGTAATTGGTGTTGAGCTAGTGGACGATCAAAAAATTGAAATTCATCATCTTTGTGTGAACCCTTCTCATCGTCATCAAGGGATTGGGAAAGAAATGGTCAATGCCATCCGGGATATTTACAAAGATAAGCATATTCATCCGAATGATTTAGTTGCTCCTTTTTTTGAAAAATGTGAATCAGAAGAAATGTGA
- a CDS encoding nucleoside recognition domain-containing protein: MVNYIWVALTLIGIIFAMFNGTMEAVNKAIFDGAKEAVTICIGLISVLVFWLGLMKIAEKAGLLKKISLFFRPFVQRLFPEVPPDHPAMGYILSNMIANMFGLGNAATPLGIKAMEQLKSLNGGKDEASNSMITFLAINTSSLTLIPTTVIAIRMTYGSDSPTDIVGTTLLATLCSTIGAIIIDRYFRYKRTKRGGHTGWKS, from the coding sequence ATGGTTAATTATATTTGGGTTGCATTGACGCTGATCGGGATTATTTTTGCGATGTTTAATGGAACGATGGAAGCTGTAAATAAAGCTATTTTTGATGGTGCAAAAGAAGCGGTGACCATTTGCATTGGATTGATAAGCGTTCTAGTTTTTTGGCTAGGCCTCATGAAGATAGCAGAAAAAGCAGGGCTTTTGAAAAAAATTAGTTTGTTTTTTCGTCCCTTTGTTCAAAGATTATTTCCCGAAGTTCCACCAGATCATCCAGCAATGGGGTATATTCTTTCGAACATGATTGCGAACATGTTTGGTCTAGGGAATGCAGCCACCCCGCTAGGGATTAAAGCGATGGAGCAGTTAAAATCACTCAACGGTGGGAAAGATGAAGCTTCGAACAGTATGATTACATTTCTTGCGATTAATACGTCGAGTTTAACATTAATTCCTACAACCGTTATCGCCATTCGAATGACCTATGGATCAGATAGTCCGACAGATATTGTAGGAACGACACTCTTGGCAACGCTATGTTCAACCATTGGTGCCATAATAATCGATCGTTATTTTCGATATAAGCGGACGAAGCGAGGGGGGCATACCGGTTGGAAATCGTAA
- the resA gene encoding thiol-disulfide oxidoreductase ResA, whose protein sequence is MKKNRLIIRTVILSLLLAALGYTLYSNFFVSKEKVQVGSVAPDFVLKSLDGESIQLSDFEGKGVFLNFWGTWCEPCKREMPYMERQYQYYKEQGVEIIAINVAESNLAVENFVNQHGLSFPVVLDKNMEVLNAYGVDPLPTTFLINPDGEVIDIITGQMTERNIRDYMELIKP, encoded by the coding sequence ATGAAAAAAAATCGGCTCATCATACGAACGGTTATTTTATCCTTATTACTTGCTGCCCTTGGATATACGTTATATTCTAACTTTTTTGTAAGTAAAGAGAAAGTACAAGTGGGTTCAGTTGCACCAGACTTCGTATTGAAAAGCTTGGATGGTGAATCCATTCAACTTTCAGATTTTGAGGGAAAAGGAGTATTCCTAAATTTTTGGGGAACGTGGTGCGAACCGTGTAAGCGTGAAATGCCTTATATGGAAAGGCAGTATCAGTATTACAAGGAACAAGGGGTAGAAATCATAGCCATTAATGTTGCTGAATCGAACTTAGCTGTTGAAAATTTCGTGAATCAACACGGGCTTTCCTTCCCCGTAGTGTTAGATAAAAACATGGAAGTATTAAACGCATACGGAGTAGATCCGTTACCTACCACTTTTTTAATCAATCCTGATGGTGAGGTTATTGATATTATTACAGGGCAGATGACGGAGCGTAACATACGGGATTATATGGAATTAATCAAACCTTGA
- the ccsB gene encoding c-type cytochrome biogenesis protein CcsB yields the protein MAQLSSNLLYIAFFMYLIGTFLFAGAIRDKRKQDDKKNKWAQAGLVVTIIGFITQLGYFITRWIAAGHAPVSNLFEFTTFFGMMLVGAFIIIYFIYKTAPLGVFTLPIALLLIAYASMFPTEISPLIPSLQSDWLKIHVTTAAAGQAILAVSFVAGVLYLVKVVDHTKPSKKTFWLEAIMFVLVTTLAFIIVSTTFRSMGYEAIYKWIDKDGVESEMVYSLPSLVGPNEGELLTEGKFEAFVEMPAIISARKLNTVIWSTLVGIFLYGIIRLILRKRISEALQPLVKNINLDVVDEIGYRSVAIGFPVFTLGALIFAMIWAQIAWTRFWGWDPKEVWALITWLFYAAYLHLRLSRGWHGERSAWLAVIGFAIIMFNLIFVNLVIAGLHSYA from the coding sequence GTGGCACAGTTAAGCAGTAATTTATTGTATATTGCCTTTTTTATGTACTTAATTGGCACATTTTTATTTGCCGGAGCAATTCGGGATAAGCGTAAGCAAGATGATAAGAAAAATAAGTGGGCTCAAGCTGGACTAGTTGTGACTATTATCGGTTTTATTACACAACTCGGATATTTTATCACGCGTTGGATTGCAGCTGGACATGCTCCAGTTAGTAACTTGTTCGAGTTCACAACATTCTTTGGAATGATGTTAGTTGGAGCATTTATCATTATTTATTTCATTTATAAAACAGCTCCTCTCGGTGTTTTCACGTTGCCGATTGCCCTGTTGTTAATCGCTTATGCGAGTATGTTTCCAACTGAAATTAGTCCATTAATTCCTTCGCTTCAAAGCGATTGGCTGAAAATTCATGTCACAACAGCGGCTGCAGGACAAGCTATTCTTGCTGTAAGTTTTGTAGCGGGAGTCCTATATTTAGTAAAAGTTGTTGATCACACCAAACCGTCAAAAAAGACGTTTTGGTTAGAAGCCATTATGTTTGTCTTAGTTACGACTTTAGCATTTATCATCGTATCAACTACATTTAGATCGATGGGATACGAGGCCATTTACAAATGGATTGATAAAGATGGAGTCGAAAGTGAAATGGTTTATTCACTTCCATCTTTAGTAGGACCCAATGAAGGGGAGCTACTAACAGAAGGTAAATTTGAAGCTTTTGTTGAAATGCCAGCTATTATATCTGCTCGGAAGCTAAATACGGTCATTTGGTCAACGCTTGTTGGGATTTTCCTTTATGGAATCATTCGTCTAATCCTACGAAAACGAATTTCGGAAGCGTTACAGCCACTTGTGAAAAACATCAATCTAGATGTTGTAGATGAAATAGGCTATCGTTCAGTAGCGATAGGATTCCCGGTGTTTACGTTAGGTGCCCTAATTTTCGCAATGATTTGGGCACAAATCGCGTGGACGCGCTTCTGGGGATGGGACCCGAAAGAAGTTTGGGCTCTTATTACTTGGTTGTTTTACGCTGCATATTTACACTTACGACTTTCAAGAGGATGGCATGGTGAGCGCTCCGCTTGGCTAGCTGTCATTGGCTTTGCTATCATTATGTTCAACTTGATTTTTGTAAACTTAGTGATTGCAGGTTTACACTCTTACGCATAA
- a CDS encoding response regulator transcription factor → MEELREAKILVVDDEERIRRLLRMYLERENYIIDEAENGDEALEFALSQDYDLIVLDIMMPGIDGVEVCRLLREKKATPIIMLTAKGEEANRVQGLEAGADDYIVKPFSPREVVLRVKAILRRSSPTTYLKTDTTTKNVIVFPHLTIDHDAHRVTADGVEVNLTPKEYELLYFLAKTPDKVYDREKLLKEVWQYEFFGDLRTVDTHVKRLREKLNKVSKEAAKMIVTVWGVGYKFEVVGE, encoded by the coding sequence ATGGAAGAATTACGTGAAGCAAAAATTTTAGTCGTGGACGATGAAGAGAGAATTCGTCGCTTATTACGCATGTATCTTGAAAGAGAAAATTACATCATTGATGAAGCGGAAAATGGTGATGAAGCGCTAGAATTCGCTTTGAGCCAAGATTATGATCTCATCGTATTAGATATTATGATGCCGGGAATTGATGGTGTAGAAGTGTGTCGACTCTTACGTGAGAAAAAAGCGACACCGATTATTATGCTGACAGCGAAGGGAGAAGAGGCAAATCGTGTACAAGGACTAGAAGCTGGAGCCGATGACTACATAGTAAAACCATTTAGTCCACGAGAAGTAGTACTTCGCGTAAAAGCCATCTTAAGACGTTCTTCTCCAACAACTTATTTAAAAACGGACACTACGACGAAAAATGTTATTGTATTTCCACATTTAACGATTGACCATGACGCTCACCGGGTAACGGCAGATGGAGTTGAAGTTAACTTAACACCGAAAGAGTATGAACTTTTATATTTCTTAGCGAAGACACCTGATAAAGTGTACGACAGGGAAAAGCTATTAAAAGAAGTATGGCAGTATGAGTTCTTCGGTGATTTACGTACCGTTGATACACATGTTAAACGTCTGCGTGAAAAGTTGAATAAAGTATCAAAAGAAGCAGCCAAAATGATTGTGACTGTATGGGGAGTAGGTTACAAGTTCGAGGTTGTGGGTGAATGA
- a CDS encoding DUF309 domain-containing protein, with translation MFPKPFIQYLYHFHCDRDYFECHEILEEFWKEEDVASRKGYWVAFIQCAVAQYHYRRNNLNGATKMLQNCIRLFAKYEDDVTALGIDYNNLHILLQNQLTAINEGLPYRSIQLPIQDARLLTACQTYAQKRGENWGKESDLSNEFILHKHKLRDRSEVIAERERQKMKRNR, from the coding sequence ATGTTTCCAAAACCATTTATTCAATATTTGTATCACTTCCATTGTGACCGTGACTACTTTGAATGCCACGAAATTTTAGAAGAATTTTGGAAAGAAGAAGATGTAGCTTCTCGCAAAGGCTATTGGGTTGCATTCATTCAATGCGCTGTTGCACAATATCATTACAGAAGGAACAACTTGAACGGAGCAACAAAAATGCTCCAAAATTGTATTCGTCTATTTGCCAAGTACGAAGATGATGTGACGGCGTTAGGTATTGACTACAACAACTTACATATTCTACTACAAAACCAACTTACCGCTATCAACGAAGGTCTTCCATATAGAAGTATACAGCTACCAATACAAGACGCTCGGTTGTTAACAGCTTGTCAAACATATGCTCAAAAAAGAGGAGAAAATTGGGGCAAGGAAAGTGATTTATCCAATGAGTTTATTCTTCACAAACATAAACTTCGAGACCGTTCGGAAGTAATAGCTGAGAGAGAAAGGCAAAAAATGAAGCGAAACCGTTAA
- a CDS encoding spore maturation protein: MEIVSVLSLWLIPFIIGFILLYGTVKKVETYEAFVEGGKEGIQIAFSIIPYLVGMLVSITIFRASGAMEFLMNKLQPIFSFIHVPAEIFPLALIRPISGTAALGMTTNIISTYGPDSFIGRLAATMQGSTDTTLYVLTVYFGAVGIKKMGDALKVGLLADLVGIVASIVVVTLLFAN; the protein is encoded by the coding sequence TTGGAAATCGTAAGTGTTCTATCATTGTGGTTGATACCGTTTATTATTGGGTTTATATTATTATACGGGACTGTGAAAAAAGTCGAAACATATGAAGCGTTTGTCGAGGGTGGAAAAGAAGGAATTCAAATTGCGTTTTCTATTATTCCTTATTTAGTCGGAATGCTTGTATCCATTACGATTTTCAGAGCCTCTGGTGCAATGGAGTTTTTAATGAATAAGCTACAGCCGATTTTCTCTTTTATTCATGTGCCAGCTGAAATCTTTCCACTTGCTCTTATTCGTCCGATTTCTGGAACAGCTGCATTAGGTATGACAACTAACATCATATCAACATATGGACCGGATTCTTTCATTGGTAGGCTCGCTGCAACGATGCAAGGAAGTACGGATACGACACTGTATGTGTTAACAGTGTATTTTGGAGCCGTAGGGATTAAGAAAATGGGAGATGCGTTAAAAGTAGGGTTACTTGCGGATTTAGTTGGAATCGTAGCGTCCATTGTTGTTGTTACACTCCTATTTGCAAACTAA
- a CDS encoding segregation/condensation protein A — MKLEYLVKIDAFEGPLDLLLHLINRLEIDIYDIPVSKITEQYVAYIHTMQELELDVASEYLVMAATLLSIKSRMLLPHQEESLEDDVLMMEEEDPREELVQRLVEYRKYKEAAQQLKEKEEERAQIFTKPPSDLSDYASAVEGHKPHLDVTVYDMIGAFQKMLRRKKLQKPLATRVTRQEIPIEKRMDEIIEDLRIHKKKRHFFELFPSDQRDYLVVTFLAILELMKNQYIYIEQERNFADIYIYGSEKIHELRDH; from the coding sequence ATGAAATTGGAATACCTTGTGAAAATTGATGCGTTTGAAGGTCCACTTGACCTTTTACTTCATTTAATCAACCGTCTAGAAATTGATATTTATGATATACCTGTCTCAAAGATTACTGAGCAATATGTAGCCTACATTCATACGATGCAAGAACTCGAACTTGATGTAGCATCGGAATATTTAGTAATGGCAGCTACGCTATTATCCATCAAAAGTAGGATGTTATTGCCACATCAAGAAGAATCGTTGGAAGATGATGTGTTGATGATGGAAGAAGAAGACCCTAGGGAAGAACTTGTTCAACGGTTAGTTGAATATCGAAAATATAAAGAAGCAGCGCAGCAGCTTAAAGAAAAGGAAGAAGAGCGAGCACAAATATTTACGAAGCCGCCAAGTGACTTAAGTGACTATGCATCAGCTGTGGAAGGGCATAAGCCTCATTTGGATGTTACCGTTTATGATATGATTGGTGCGTTTCAAAAGATGCTTCGCCGCAAGAAGCTTCAAAAGCCATTAGCGACAAGGGTAACAAGACAGGAAATTCCGATTGAAAAAAGGATGGATGAAATCATTGAAGATCTTCGGATTCATAAAAAGAAACGTCATTTTTTTGAATTATTCCCATCCGATCAACGGGATTATTTAGTCGTAACGTTTTTAGCTATTTTAGAGTTAATGAAAAATCAATATATTTATATTGAACAGGAACGAAATTTTGCTGACATCTATATTTATGGGAGTGAAAAAATCCATGAGCTTCGGGATCATTGA
- a CDS encoding YjcZ family sporulation protein — protein MGEYNYGAGFALIVVLFILLIIVGAAWLY, from the coding sequence ATGGGTGAATACAACTACGGTGCAGGATTTGCGTTAATTGTTGTTCTGTTCATTTTACTAATTATCGTAGGTGCTGCTTGGTTATACTAA
- the resB gene encoding cytochrome c biogenesis protein ResB — translation MEEIKCECGHVNPHGTVICESCGRSIGEEIEKSRPLIDMRYDGSARRSQTHNKTVIDKIWNFFSSVKVGVSLIVITLIASAIGTIFPQEMYIPPNVRPEDFYQDEYGVLGQIYYALGFHNLYGSWWYMILVASIGVSLVICSLDRVIPLYRALKKQGVTRHVSFMKRQRLYSLSSVGNASETVSMVREKLEEKRYHVRTENGNVLAEKNRFSRWGPYVNHIGLIIFLFGVMLRYVPGMYVDEVLWLREGETREIPGTEGKYYLENHQFIYETYSKEKEKEVFQEAISRVGDGMVAKNYQTNVTLYEKPEETLPGAEAQLDKVKDEEIRVNEPLKFESFAVYQVDYRLNELNEMTFELIEKESGKSFGNVTINLLDPEKEYDLGNGYKVEIASYLPDFYFNSAGEPDTRTRVPNNPAFVFNMITPETPDGETSFVAIQQTIEPNGDNQFKMKFVDVKTINVTGLTVRKDLTLWILGLGGAIFMIGLIQGSYWHHRRIWIRVDENNVHLAGHTNKNWYGLKHEMEYVIQNTDLEKPVDQKQLSET, via the coding sequence ATGGAAGAAATTAAATGTGAATGTGGTCATGTAAACCCTCATGGAACGGTTATTTGTGAAAGCTGTGGTCGGTCGATTGGCGAAGAAATAGAAAAGAGTCGTCCGTTGATTGACATGCGCTATGATGGTAGTGCAAGACGTTCACAAACGCATAATAAAACAGTAATCGATAAAATCTGGAACTTTTTTTCATCCGTTAAAGTTGGAGTTTCATTAATTGTTATTACATTAATTGCATCAGCAATTGGGACAATCTTTCCACAAGAGATGTATATTCCTCCGAACGTGCGCCCAGAAGATTTTTATCAAGATGAATACGGCGTCTTAGGGCAAATCTATTATGCGCTTGGATTTCACAATTTGTACGGTTCATGGTGGTATATGATCCTTGTGGCGTCCATTGGCGTCTCGCTAGTTATTTGTAGTTTGGACCGCGTGATTCCACTTTACCGTGCATTGAAGAAGCAAGGAGTTACAAGACACGTTTCTTTTATGAAACGTCAGCGGTTATATAGCTTATCTTCCGTTGGGAATGCATCTGAAACAGTGTCAATGGTACGAGAAAAACTTGAAGAAAAACGATATCATGTTCGTACTGAAAATGGAAATGTGTTGGCTGAAAAAAATCGTTTCTCTCGTTGGGGGCCTTATGTAAACCATATCGGTCTCATCATTTTCTTATTTGGTGTCATGTTGCGATACGTCCCAGGGATGTACGTCGATGAAGTATTATGGTTACGAGAAGGGGAAACGAGAGAAATTCCTGGTACGGAAGGAAAATACTATTTAGAAAATCACCAATTTATTTATGAAACGTATTCAAAGGAAAAAGAAAAGGAAGTGTTTCAGGAAGCGATTTCACGTGTAGGAGACGGAATGGTAGCGAAAAACTATCAAACCAATGTTACACTTTATGAAAAGCCTGAAGAAACATTACCTGGAGCCGAAGCTCAATTAGATAAAGTAAAGGACGAAGAAATACGGGTAAACGAACCGTTAAAATTTGAGTCATTTGCTGTTTATCAAGTAGATTACCGCCTTAATGAGCTAAATGAAATGACGTTTGAGCTAATTGAGAAGGAATCGGGGAAGAGTTTTGGTAATGTGACAATTAATCTTCTTGATCCTGAAAAAGAGTATGATTTAGGGAATGGTTACAAAGTAGAGATTGCTAGTTATTTACCTGATTTTTATTTCAATTCGGCAGGTGAACCAGATACACGTACGCGAGTACCGAATAATCCTGCATTCGTATTTAATATGATCACCCCTGAAACGCCTGATGGTGAAACGAGTTTTGTAGCGATTCAACAAACAATTGAGCCAAACGGCGACAATCAGTTTAAGATGAAGTTTGTAGACGTAAAAACGATTAATGTAACGGGTTTAACAGTTCGAAAAGACTTAACATTATGGATATTAGGTCTCGGTGGAGCAATCTTTATGATTGGACTCATTCAAGGTTCATATTGGCACCATCGTCGAATTTGGATCCGTGTAGATGAAAATAATGTTCATTTAGCAGGTCATACAAATAAAAATTGGTATGGATTAAAACATGAAATGGAATACGTTATTCAAAATACGGATTTAGAAAAGCCCGTCGATCAAAAGCAGTTGAGTGAAACCTAA
- a CDS encoding D-alanyl-D-alanine carboxypeptidase family protein, whose product MRNFKGCVLLIVAFLLFMNIPQKVEGAFSVQAQSAILIEQNTGRILFEKDPHEKMRIASITKIMTAILAIESGKLDEKVKVSSRAPYTEGSSIYLQEGQEITLRDLVYGLMLRSGNDAAVAIAEYVGGSLEGFVYLMNQKAEEIGMMNTQFRNPHGLDDHNDHYSTAYDMAKLTQYAMRNEEYREISSTKVHKTEDGKYVWRNKNKMLNLYEYSTGGKTGYTKLAKRTLVSTASNDSLELIAVTLNDSDDWNDHMNMFNRGFSLYENVLIKKDGSLEKIDDPFYEKKIFIDREIIYPLTEEEKEQVKVDVSLLKPSDQWDDPEDVPEKVGQLAVILNDEKIAERAIYFNHEKMEQEQKSLMDHFRALFSIVTGAGQDG is encoded by the coding sequence ATGCGAAATTTTAAAGGATGTGTATTACTTATAGTTGCTTTCCTCTTATTCATGAACATCCCACAAAAGGTTGAGGGAGCTTTTTCTGTTCAGGCACAAAGTGCTATTTTAATAGAACAAAATACCGGGCGGATATTATTTGAAAAGGACCCTCACGAGAAAATGAGGATTGCGAGTATAACGAAAATAATGACAGCCATTTTAGCTATTGAATCAGGAAAGTTGGATGAAAAAGTAAAAGTCAGTAGTCGGGCTCCATATACAGAAGGATCATCCATTTATTTGCAAGAGGGGCAAGAAATCACATTAAGAGATTTAGTGTACGGATTAATGCTCCGATCTGGAAATGACGCAGCTGTTGCAATTGCCGAATATGTAGGTGGAAGTTTAGAAGGGTTTGTTTATTTGATGAATCAGAAAGCGGAAGAAATCGGGATGATGAATACGCAATTTCGAAATCCCCACGGACTAGATGACCACAATGATCACTATTCAACTGCATACGATATGGCAAAGTTGACGCAATACGCTATGCGTAATGAAGAGTATCGTGAAATATCAAGCACAAAAGTGCATAAAACAGAAGATGGCAAGTATGTGTGGCGCAATAAAAACAAAATGTTAAACTTATATGAATATAGTACTGGGGGGAAAACAGGATATACTAAATTAGCAAAAAGAACCCTCGTATCAACAGCATCTAACGATTCGTTAGAATTAATCGCGGTAACCTTAAATGATTCAGATGACTGGAACGATCATATGAATATGTTCAATCGAGGTTTTTCTTTATACGAAAATGTATTGATTAAAAAAGACGGATCTTTAGAAAAGATAGATGACCCGTTTTATGAGAAAAAAATCTTTATTGACCGGGAAATTATCTATCCATTAACAGAAGAAGAAAAAGAACAAGTGAAGGTCGATGTGTCGTTATTAAAACCATCCGATCAGTGGGATGACCCAGAAGATGTTCCTGAAAAAGTTGGTCAGCTAGCAGTCATTTTAAACGATGAAAAAATAGCAGAAAGGGCTATTTATTTTAACCATGAGAAAATGGAGCAAGAACAAAAAAGCTTAATGGACCATTTTCGTGCACTATTTTCTATCGTAACGGGTGCCGGTCAGGATGGTTAA